The Pleuronectes platessa chromosome 11, fPlePla1.1, whole genome shotgun sequence DNA segment CTTTCTTGGGGCTCTTGGAGGGCGTCTTGGCCGCTGCTGGTTTGGTCACCTTCTTCGGGGACTTTTTAGCGGCTGCTGGCTTCTTGGCGGCCGCCGACTTGGGCTTTTTAGCCACTGCGGGTTTCTTGGCGGCGGGCTTCTTCGCTTTGGGAGCGGCCTTCTTCACCGGCTTCTGGACCTTGGTCTCCACCTTCTTGCTCATCTTGAACGAGCCGGTGGCCCCGGCTCCCTTGGTCTGGACCAGGGTCCCGCTGACCACCAGCTTCTTGATGGTGGTGTTGACGCGGGAATTGTTCTTCTCCACATCGTAGCCTCCGGCCGCCAGAGCCTTCTTGAGGGCGGACACTGACGCGCCACTGCGCTCCTTGGACGCGGACACGGCCTTCACAATGAGATCACTGACACTGGGGCCGGCGGTCTTCGGTTTCACGACCCTCTTCTTGGCCGCTTTGACCTTGGCGGCGGCTGGAGCGGGAGCTGGAGCGGCTTCTGacatctttctctttgcgtATAGATCAACGACGGAGTATCGGAGTGAATTACCGGACTGATGGAGAGTCCCGATCGGGAGGCGGCACTTGAACACAACATGAGAACCGTGGAGACTCAGTCGAGCCGTGGCTCCCGTGTGCAGTGTGAACGCCGagacacttgtgttttctcttcactgaTAAACGAGTAAAAACTCAGTGGGTGAGCGGAGCTGGGGGCTGACAGTGAGGAAGCGGGTAGCGGACTTATTTGTCTTCATATTGAAGTCATGCAGAGCTCTGATGCTCTCTGCATTTGGTCGGTGGAGCCTACAAACACGACCCGTTCACCGCGGTGAGCAGCACTGCTCAGCGGTTTTCCCCACTAGTTTCTCTCCTAAAATGAGTTCAAaagcaccacagctccaccaaaaCCCGTTTCCTAGCTGCTCCACATGTTTGCTCGGAGAAACCGAGTGAAAACAAGCACCTGCTGATGatctctttttaataaaatcaagtaattGTGCAGGCAGCAAACACACCGCTGATGGCCGAGGCTCCTGGTGAAGTTGAGCCAGACTTCCTATCAGAGCCGTGAACGTTTCATGCTGAGAATGCTGGAGAGTCAGTAGCGATACAGTTCATATCCATGTTCACTTCAAGCAATGATTAAATTAATATGGTggcacatttctctcatttaatAACAAAAGTCAACAGGttacatcatttattttccagaaaaTGCTTAAGCTGTAATTGAATTTGAGAATTTCTCTACTTGGTAAATACCAACTTTTGCTCATCATATTAACACTGGGATACATGTTTCTGTatattatgatcattattatttttgtaaaaggatcatttaaacatgacaaacgtTTCTGAAAAACGATGGGTGAGAAATCTCTGTTAACCTGTCAATATGTTACCTATTGATCAATAGATCAATTCTTCTCAGATGTGTATGGCCAATAACACATTCATATTACACAATAAGGCCTTAGTGTCAACAAATACTGTGTTTATCTCAACACGTGTGCAGtatgtgaaagtgtttgtgtaaattgtagcatgtaaacatgtcattttaaccattcaaacagactttatttacatattactttatataaaaacactatAACACACAATACTCTAAATGctaacaatgatttaaaaagaacacCCCCCCAGcataacaaaaataacagtgttgttgttgatctCATAGTTTTTAACTCATGAATCAAAGGTACGAAAGCAAAGACACATTTGAGAGATGGTCCCTCTGCCCAAAGGTTTGTTGAGTTTGTTAAGACGCAtgtattagtcccaaacacaggcacagacatgcacaggcacactcatgcaggtagggaaatttaacctctgcttttaacacatctggtgcaggacacacagagcagtgagcgaccatatacggcgcccggggagcagatgttgagggagtaaggtgccttgcttaGGGGCACTAGACAAGGGTAGGGataatcctcttggatttttgaacagatttgtttcttttgttgtttctccgtggagtcgagccagagacgaaccagagaccttttctgcccaaagTCCAagattctgccactagtccacctcCTCTGTAAGACTGAAATCTATATTATccatgtgtgcgtgtctgtgaagCTGGCAATGAAAGTCAACTTTaaacaaaatgcagtttgttaGACAGGGGCAGTTTGGGAAGAATATGTGGGAAATGTGTAGCCCTCACATAGTGACTTTTAGTAACCTTTGCTGCTTGGTTTTAATCTGGAAGCTGGTTAAAATGAGTGTGCGTCGCATCGCTGTTCAAACTTGCGGCTGTCTGATAAGGCCCGTTTTGGGAACTTTGAATCTGCGACATTCATTACGATGTACTTTAACTTGTTCTCAtacttaactttttatattaaagcataCATCTCTTAGCTTCCACATGCAGCTGTCCCAGCTTCAGGAGGGCAGATAGGCAAGGCGTTGTTTTGTCTGGAGATGGCGCATGCTTACTGAAGACTCACAAGGCGgcatcttaataaatacttgttgAAATTAGACcagaccggctcttctcatattcgGGATAAACAAACACGTTGACAAGCTCCCCGCCGTTGTTGACTGACAGCTACGGGTGGCGGGGGATCAAAATACAATGTTAAGGATGCCCCCACAAAAACCATGACCATTTCATACAATGTCCATATCTGCAAATGAAACCAGATGAATATAGTAAAACAGAATCCAGCCGAATGTCAGGTTGTAATCAACAACACTTTCAAGCATACATGAGGTGCTTTTAAAACTGGTCAGTATCCAATGATGCCAAATGAAAGGTGAACATAGTCACAGTGTCAGCCCGGACTTCTAATACATGTTCATGTCCATAACACTGTCAAAAACAGTTCCAGACACGCATCAAGTTCTTACACTGCTTGACTCTGCACTCACACGTTTGGTTGGGGATTGTGTTTAAGATAAAAAGCTATTTAAGTAgtcaaacaataaacaaaccatACTTGGATACATACCTGGTCACTTAGGTTACAATTTTTATTCTAATAATGTTATGGAGGGTTTTAATTGCTGAGGTCAAAAGGACTCAAAggataaacaatttaaatgtgaGGATAACAGGAGGGCTAAGGGAGAAATCGTGAGCTGAGTCTTTGTGTGAGCACTGTTTTTCATTCAAGGTGGCTCAATATCCATACATTGACTAAGTACTTCCACAATCAGTCCAAATGATACTCTTATTTCTAACCAAGCCTTTTTCACAGGCACTATTCCTACTTGATGGAAACGTGCTACAGTCCTACTGCCACACAAAACTGATAAAGTGTCAGACTTTAATAGCTACCGTCCTACATCCAAACCTGTGGAGGCGCTAGCGCACCATAGACTTAATTATCAGCGGCCATGAGaatccacagaggaagaagacgcCTGCCTCTGTCTTCTACCAGGTCCTCAGTCAGGCTATGAGTAGCTGTGGTTCCGCGGAGCAGGGCATTGACTAGATCTCATCTTACTGAAGAAAGATGTCTGGACgaggaaagggaggaaaagGGCTCGGTAAAGGAGGCGCAAAGCGTCACCGTAAAGTTCTCCGTGATAACATCCAGGGAATTACCAAGCCCGCCATCCGCCGCCTGGCTCGCCGTGGCGGAGTGAAGCGTATCTCCGGTCTGATCTACGAGGAGACCCGCGGCGTGTTGAAGGTTTTCCTTGAGAACGTGATCCGCGATGCTGTCACCTACACCGAGCACGCCAAGAGGAAGACCGTCACCGCCATGGACGTGGTGTATGCTCTGAAGAGACAGGGCCGCACTCTGTACGGCTTCGGCGGATAAACTTACTTTCCAACAGCTCAACAACAcaacggctcttttaagagccacacacttCGTCAATGAGAGCTCACATCCTCTGCTCAACAACAAGTCGTTCTCCGAGTAGATGTCTTACAATGTCAAGATTTTGAAGTTATTTCatatcaaaacatcaaataatgcAATTATAAATCGTAGTTTCctctttaatttctaaatttaaGTTACACTTGAAAGccgtttgtttatatttatactgttatttatatatacacgtgtgtgtgtgtatttttatatatatatatatatactgtagtaACATCAGACGGAGCTGCTCTCTAGATATGTGAACTGAAACAACGTCCACTACCAGTTGAACTCTCTTGCATGTCCTGTCagaagctttgttttccagtaGCTCAGCTTCTCCCGTTTTATTGCAGCTTCTTATCTGTTCTGAGTTTTGAAAATGACCAATGGAGCTGCACAAACTTGATCAGAACactaagtttaatttaaaaattgtttaaatcttttttcagGACCAGGGACAGAGCTGTGTGATTAGGTGCTGCACCTGAccagtttgttgatttgaatGGATGTTGAGGTGCAGCCGCTTTACGCTTCAAGTCTGTGTAGAAACACACGGGTGAAAAACGAGTAACCCCCTGTATCTacataactttaaaataaacaatctgACCACAAATTGAGGAATTTACATTATTCATTCCATCTTTCACTCAAGCACGTGGAGAGTGGTAAGACaaccagaaaaacaaatgttggtCAAGCTCAATAAAATCATCATGTTACTAAAATTATCTGACTACTATTTTGATTCAAATAGATTTACAAACAGACATTAACATGAATACACTCACACATCCGCAcccatacatttatatatatatacacacagacacacagacacttagtGCATATCTAAATTCACAACGAGCAACTACATTTGCTGCCATGAAGAACACACGAGTTCTTTACGTGCACACCACAGCGTGCGTTAGACACTGACTTTCCCTCGTACTGCGGGAGTTTGGCAACGGCCTTACACTGAAGCCTTCTGGACCCTGACTGACTGACCTATGGACTCACTCACTGGTTAATGGACACACTATTGCAATACacactaaaaataaaacacagcactTGATTGGTTGTGTAACCAGATGTTACCAGAGAGAAACTTTGTATTATACCTGTGTCCACTGTTCGTCAACAAAGTCACTTACCAGATTGTTCATGGTAACGCTCCTCACATATCACTGTGttgctctgagcgagtgagtggggcCCCAgggcctgtgtgcgtgtgtgtgctgtctgggatTGCAGTGCCTGCACTTTGAAAGACAACGTGGTATGAAACTCTATCTGAGTGATGTGGCCGACTTTTAACTGGCTGAACTCTCCCTGTACTCTATTAAACAGGTCTTGACGCTGCAGCTAAATGGACTATTCTATTCAGAGGCAGCAGGCAGGAcgattataataaaaatgtgccaAATTTATCACAATCATCTTGTTCCCTTCTTTTCTTTGGGAGGGCAGTTCCCTATTGGCCAGTTACACCTGTATATGTTCCACGCAACTAGGAGCCGATACCGGTTCTGCTGATGGGTTGATGCTCTTCTATGGCACACAACAAACCTTCTTGCTCCTGCACGTTTGGCTGTTCTATCCTGGAAGAGCTAGATTATCTCTGCTACCTGATAGGACTTCAGGGACCGCCTAATGCTACaggtagtgacaaggacactagcagaGCATGAAACTTGAGAAGATTCAGtcaggaaggatgaggagagagcGAAGGTCAATGGCCAGCACATATAAAACTGTtccctttgtgttgttgtcttgcttttgcctctttATTGCACttgttgtcactttcatttgcaccaaaaCCGGTGAAATTCATTCACAATCACTTGGGCTTCCTAAATGGACAGCTTGATGAACCTGAAGTCAAATTGACTAGGTGGTTTACTGTGACCATTAAGTGTTCCCTTATCATTTAGAGCTGTGTATTTATCAGGTTGCTTTGGTTcagattgttttaaatgatactTATGTGATGctaacataaataatacaaagttTCAGGGACATCTTGCATTTCTTAACCCCCCAAATGTTGCAGTTGAGCTCAACAGTTCCACCTCTGTCAGCAGCAGAATAAAGGACTCATGAACATGGAGACACGCCCCCGTGCTGTTACACTGGCACTCCACATTCAGCCAATGACAGAGAGGGAACGGCACATAACGATTTACATGTGATGTGTTCAAATACAGCCTGGCCACCGACGTCTGTATTCATTGGAACGAACAAATCTCGTGACAATGCCTGACATAACGAAGCCAGCGCCCAAGAAGGGCTCCAAGAAAGCGGTGGCGAAGGCCCCCGGTAAGGgcggaaagaagaggagaaagtccAGGAAGGAGAGCTACGCCATCTACGTGTACAAGGTGCTGAAGCAGGTCCACCCCGACACTGGGATCTCCTCCAAGGCCATGGGCATCATGAACTCCTTCGTGAGCGACATCTTCGAGCGCATCGCCGGTGAGGCCTCTCGTCTGGCTCATTACAACAAGCGCTCCACCATCACCTCCAGGGAGATTCAGACCGCCGTCCGCCTGCTGCTGCCCGGGGAGCTGGCTAAACACGCCGTGTCTGAGGGCACCAAGGCCGTGACCAAGTACACCAGCTCCAAGTAAACAACTGTGCGGAGACATCAAACcaacggctcttttaagagccacacacttTCTCTATGGAGACAAACTGTCCTGACTTTAACGAGAGGTCCATCAATATTTAATCAGCTGCTTTTAACTAATAATGTAGCCTTggtaaataaaattgaaaataataatcatgttGAATACATTCTAATCACACTGCATAACTTCTACaattgaaaataattgttttgaaaTCCAGTAGCAGTTTTCTACTGCAGGACGTGTTGTCCTCTCTCAAATCAGTGATTGTAACTcatgaggtgtttttttttccccctggtggtgataattgtatttataaatAAGCTTATGAAATCATTGCTCCTCAGGGTCAGAGGGATAGATGTATTGTTAGAACAATGACTTCTATTTCTCAGTGCTTTCTTatcattcatatatatatggCGGGCTATCTTCTATGGCTAGGTGAATATAATTTTGATTGGTGGAACGCCACAtcctctccagctgctgtgatgtcagTTTTAAAACAGGTCTTTGATTACTAAACCATGGAGCTAATCTCCTGAACGTAATTTACGTGTTGTTACCGACACATGACTGTGACTTTAATGTCAAAGGGAAACATTCTTTAATGTCTTTTACAGTATTATCAAGCTTGACAAATATACCTTTTTTGCGTATTACTCTTTCTATGTGAATATTGAGCAACATTGAGTGAAAAACTGTGGTCAAACCAATATACATTTCTCCCTTAGCCCTCCTGTTATCCTCTAATTGAAATAATTCTAATtctaaacaaattataatagcAAATTGTAACTTAAGTGTAATTTTcaagtggttttttttttttatgatgtacTACATGATTAAAGTATTTTTGAATGATTCAAATACATGTTTACATGCTACTATTTACCCACAGCAATGTACACAACACTAAAGCCTTCATTTGTAATACGAATATGTTATTGGCTATACAAGTCTGAGAAGATGTGATCTTGATCAGTGggtgccgtgcatggctgctcactgctctctgcgtcctcctgtgtacaccagatgggtcagagcagaaaacaaatttccctccttgcatgtcgtgtgtgtttgcatgtgtgtgggacaatacaTGTAACTCGTACCACTTATCTTATTCATCAGTGGGTAAAATATGGACAGGTTGAAAGATATCTCACTCGTGAGACAAATCGTTTTCCAAACacatttgtcatgttttaatgattattttacacaaataaTGATCCAAataatatacataaacatgtatCCTAGTGTTAATGTAAAGAGCCAAAGTTGGTATTTACTAAATCAGACAGCAGAGAAAATGCATATTCTGCTAAATAAATGATACTTTTGTAATAAATGAGAGAACTGTGCCACAATATTAATTTGATCCTTGCTTGAAGTGAATATTgcgtaaaatgtattatttaaacaTGGATATAAAATTGAGTCCCAACTCTAGAATGACTCTCCAGCATCCTCAGCATGACACATCCTTGGCTCTGATAGGAACCTCGGCCCTCTTGATGCTAGTGATATTTGTGTTCATAGCATTCAGTTATACTAAACCTTTTCCATCACAAGACTATATTAGTGGGGTATAAATGTCCAGTTGATTAATTCCTGTAATGCAACCGTTACGATTATGTTCAAGGCTGCAAAGATTTCACTTGTGTATTTGGGCTGCAATCCCTGGGAGACTTGTTTTGGAATGGTTTACCAAAGGCCCCGTTTTCAATAGCTTAAGCTGTTTACGCCGAGTAGATCAGTTTCTCAGACGAAGCTAAGTCATCTCATTTgaaatgaatatttgatttcattgcAGCTCTGACCATGGTTCCATTTGACAGACGAAGTGAAAGTAGCAATACTAATCTATTTTAGATTAATAGCAGGCCGGGTCTTAGCTTGCATAATTTCCAATGTGTATTCTTTGCAGAGCTATTAATGTAACAAATCTTTTTCTGTAACCCTTCTTGTGAAAGTTGTCAGTTAGTGTGGTAAAACTACCAAACAATGTTGCATGTATAAACCGGTAAAaatatttcttgtaataaactgtagttaatttatttaatacttcAATGGTATTGATATGTACCTTTAACCCTGCAGTCAATTATTTAGTGTTTTATATGTATTAACAGTCTTTAACGAGGAGGGCAGCGGAGGAGATTTGTCTTGAGTGCAGTGaagtggctcttaaaagagccgttgttatggtcagtggagcagcattGGTTTAAGCTCTCTCTCCGCGGAtacggcgggccagctggatgtccttGGGCATGATGGTAACCCTCTTGGCGTGGATGGCGCACAGGTTGGTGTCCTCAAAAAGGCCGACCAGGTAGGCCTCGCTTGCCTCCTGCAGAGCCATGACAGCGGAGCTCTGGAAGCGCAGGTCGGTCTTGAAATCCTGAGCGATTTCTCTCACcaggcgctggaagggcagcttgcggatcagcagctccgtagatttcTGGTAGCGACGGATCTCTCTCAGAGCCACGGTACCGGGCCTGTAACGGTGAGGCTTCTTCACGCCGCCGGTGGCCGGGGCGCTCTTACGCGCAGCCTTGGTGGCCAGCTGCTTCCTGGGGGCTTTGCCTCCGGTGGATTTACGAGCGGTCTGCTTGGTTCTTGCCATTTTGTTTCTTGTCTCTGATTAGGGAGAAAGAGTGAAGCGGAGTAGAGCCGCTCAGGTTTTAAACTGCTGAGCCAGCCGCGAAATGGTGACGCTGCTTCAGATTCCCGGGTCCTGATTGGTGAGAGGCTCCCCCAGAAGCTCAGCGCCGCCCAAAGGAGCAACCCACCGCCTGAGTCTTCTGTGCTTATTGGACAAAAATGTCGGCCGTCCTCCGCTGGTCTGCTGGGGGCTTCTATTCTGTTTGGTCTGGCATGAACCGTCCCGCTCGATCCGCGGATATATAAAGGAGGGCTCGAGCTGTTCACTGCAGTTTCTCTTGACGTGTCTTACGAAACAATCTACATCCATTATGTCTGGCAGAGGTAAAACCGGCGGAAAGGCCAGAGCGAAGGCAAAGACTCGCTCTTCCCGCGCTGGGCTCCAGTTCCCCGTCGGCCGTGTTCACAGGCTGCTGCGTAAAGGCAACTACGCACATCGTGTTGGTGCCGGCGCCCCCGTCTACCTGGCGGCTGTGCTGGAGTACCTCACCGCTGAGATCCTGGAGCTGGCTGGAAACGCCGCCCGCGACAACAAGAAGAGCCGTATCATCCCCCGCCACCTGCAGCTGGCCGTCCGCAACGACGAGGAGCTCAACAAACTCCTGGGCGGAGTGACCATCGCTCAAGGCGGCGTGCTGCCCAACATCCAGGCTGTTCTTCTGCCCAAGAAGACCGAGAAGGTCCCCAAGTCCAAGTAAAGCAAAGCTTCTGGAAACCACCGACACaaaggctcttttaagagccacacactcTCCTCCAAAGAGCAAAACTCCTCATATCACCCATCAACTTAAACTATACACAAAAGACGTTTTTAGATTGGATTCAACTtttttgtcattgcacagtacaagtgcttgttaaaaaccaaatgcagtttagcatatAACCAGAAGCGCAATAAAAGGCAGTAATAGTGCAGAGTGCATATTTAAAGTGAAGTGACATTTGTTAATACATAAGATATGTACAGtgataaatatatatggaatagtgcAGTATTTAGAGGTATTTTGTGATATAAGGacgatgaatacactatgagcaagatacatatatatgcatatatctatataaatatgaatacactattgGATGCATAAAAGATACAAACTTCAAATTGCAGTACATCGAAGGTACATGGATCCTTGGCATACATCTCTCATGATGGACGGTATGACTGCAAAAACAACACATACTATCTTCTTAATGAAATAGAAACTACTGTGGGTAGAATAAATTGAATGCAACATTCACCCTCTTTACATTTGTCATTATGCAAATCTAGGGTGAGAAGTAAACATATCTATTGGTTACACATCTTACAAACTATTATATGATAGTAATGTAGTCATAAACAATCACTCTGGTACCTTTGCTTAATCTGTAACATGAGCTTTTAAAAGTTAGGTGCCGTGTGTCCGGTCACATGTTGGATTAAAGACGTATTTCACATGAATCAGGTTTTCATATGTGCGTCAGTAGTAGTCTGCCTCTCCTTCACACAGAGTCtaaagctatgtttatatattatttgatGTTAACTAACTTCTAAATCTTAACATTGAACGAAAAaccttaaatatatttctatcAAACTTGAGTCCCTTTAGTTAAGAACTCTGTCTCTACATATGTATTGGCAGTGGTGATGATTGATGAGGAAACAGCTCTTTTTGGAAAGAcgtgtgtggctcttaaaagagccttttaccaggatggacatgtttcacagtgaggacagctcACTTCTTCTTGGCTGCTGTCTTCTTCGCTTTGGGTTTGGCGACCTTCTTCGCGGGGGCTTTCTTGGCAGCAGGGGCCTTTTTCACCACCTTCTTAGTGCTCTTCGCCACTTTCTTGGGGCTCTTCGCCACCTTCTTGGGGCTCTTGGTGGGCGTCTTGGCCGCTGCTGGTTTGGTCACCTTCTTCGGGGACTTTTTAGCGGCTGCTGGCTTCTTGGCGGCCGCCGACTTGGGCTTTTTAGCCACTGCGGGTTTCTTGGCGGCGGGCTTCTTCGCTTTGGGAGCGGCCTTCTTCACCGGCTTCTGGACCTTGGTCTCCACCTTCTTGCTCATCTTGAACGAGCCGGTGGCCCCGGCTCCCTTGGTCTGGACCAGGGTCCCGCTGATCACCAGCTTCTTGATGGTGGTGTTGACGCGGGAATTGTTCTTCTCCACATCGTAGCCTCCGGCCGCCAGAGCCTTCTTGAGGGCGGACACTGACGCGCCACTGCGCTCCTTGGACGCGGACACGGCCTTCACAATGAGATCACTGACACTTAGGCCGGCGGTCTTCGGTTTCACGACCTTCTTCTTGGCCGCTTTGACCTTGGCGGCGGCTGGAGCGGGAGCTGGAGCGGCTTCTGacatctttctctttgcgtATAGATCAATGACAGAGTATCGGAGTGAATTACCGGACTGATGGAGAGTCCCGATCGGGAGGCGGCACTTGAACACAACATGAGAACCGTGGAGACTCAGTCGAGCCGTGGCTCCCGTGTTTAGTGTGAACGCCGagacacttgtgttttctcttcactgaTAAACGAGTAAAAACTCAGTGGGTGAGCGGAGCTGGGGGCTGACAGTGAGGAAGCGGGTAGCGGACTTATTTGTCTTCATATTGAAGTCACGCAGAGCTCTGATGCTCTCTGCATTTGGTCGGTGGAGCCTACAAACACGACCCGTTCACCGCGGTGAGCAGCACTGCTCAGCGGTTTTCCCCACTAGTTTCTCTCCTAAAATGAGTTCAAaagcaccacagctccaccaaaaCCCGTTTCCTAGCTGCTCCACATGTTTGCTCGGAGAAACCGAGTGAAAACAAGCACCTGCTGATGatctctttttaataaaatcaagtaattGTGCAGGCAGCAAACACACCGCTGATGGCCGAGGCTCCTGGTGAAGTTGAGCCAGACTTCCTATCAGAGCCGTGAACGTTTCATGCTGAGAATGCTGGAGAGTCAGTAGCGATACAGTTCATATCCATGTTCACTTCAAGCAATGATTAAATTAATATGGTggcacatttctctcatttaatAACAAAAGTCAACAGGttacatcatttattttccagaaaaTGCTTAAGCTGTAATTGAATTTGAGAATTTCTCTACTTGGTAAATACCAACTTTTGCTCATCATATTAACACTGGGATACATGTTTCTGTatattatgatcattattatttttgtaaaaggatcatttaaacatgacaaacgtTTCTGAAAAACGATGGGTGAGAAATCTCTGTTAACCTGTCAATATGTTACCTATTGATCAATAGATCAATTCTTCTCAGATGTGTATGGCCAATAACACATTCATATTACACAATAAGGCCTTAGTGTCAACAAATACTGTGTTTATCTCAACACGTGTGCAGtatgtgaaagtgtttgtgtaaattgtagcatgtaaacatgtcattttaaccattcaaacagactttatttacatattactttatataaaaacactatAACACACAATACTCTAAATGctaacaat contains these protein-coding regions:
- the LOC128451300 gene encoding histone H1-like → MSEAAPAPAPAAAKVKAAKKRVVKPKTAGPSVSDLIVKAVSASKERSGASVSALKKALAAGGYDVEKNNSRVNTTIKKLVVSGTLVQTKGAGATGSFKMSKKVETKVQKPVKKAAPKAKKPAAKKPAVAKKPKSAAAKKPAAAKKSPKKVTKPAAAKTPSKSPKKVARSPKKVAKSPKKVEKKAPAAKKAPAKKVAKPKAKKTAAKKK
- the LOC128451319 gene encoding histone H4, encoding MSGRGKGGKGLGKGGAKRHRKVLRDNIQGITKPAIRRLARRGGVKRISGLIYEETRGVLKVFLENVIRDAVTYTEHAKRKTVTAMDVVYALKRQGRTLYGFGG
- the LOC128451309 gene encoding histone H2B-like, producing the protein MPDITKPAPKKGSKKAVAKAPGKGGKKRRKSRKESYAIYVYKVLKQVHPDTGISSKAMGIMNSFVSDIFERIAGEASRLAHYNKRSTITSREIQTAVRLLLPGELAKHAVSEGTKAVTKYTSSK
- the LOC128451303 gene encoding histone H3 codes for the protein MARTKQTARKSTGGKAPRKQLATKAARKSAPATGGVKKPHRYRPGTVALREIRRYQKSTELLIRKLPFQRLVREIAQDFKTDLRFQSSAVMALQEASEAYLVGLFEDTNLCAIHAKRVTIMPKDIQLARRIRGERA
- the LOC128451306 gene encoding histone H2A-like, producing the protein MSGRGKTGGKARAKAKTRSSRAGLQFPVGRVHRLLRKGNYAHRVGAGAPVYLAAVLEYLTAEILELAGNAARDNKKSRIIPRHLQLAVRNDEELNKLLGGVTIAQGGVLPNIQAVLLPKKTEKVPKSK
- the LOC128451329 gene encoding histone H1-like, which translates into the protein MSEAAPAPAPAAAKVKAAKKKVVKPKTAGLSVSDLIVKAVSASKERSGASVSALKKALAAGGYDVEKNNSRVNTTIKKLVISGTLVQTKGAGATGSFKMSKKVETKVQKPVKKAAPKAKKPAAKKPAVAKKPKSAAAKKPAAAKKSPKKVTKPAAAKTPTKSPKKVAKSPKKVAKSTKKVVKKAPAAKKAPAKKVAKPKAKKTAAKKK